A genomic region of Venturia canescens isolate UGA chromosome 7, ASM1945775v1, whole genome shotgun sequence contains the following coding sequences:
- the LOC122413329 gene encoding uncharacterized protein, whose translation MFMDSERVCPFTENTTIASACFQILRKNFLKPNTIGIIPTGGYRWAHNQSKKAISWLVWMEHSLNRRIIHAGRSREFKLPQNLLVDGYYETPDSTHVLQFHGCYWHGCLSCFTVNRDRKQSDGDTLNERLERTNAISQRIRSSGYTLPEIWECVHDRMIKTDLEMSAFVSDHALVRAEPLNPRDAFFGGRTENMVTLYDVKDGEQIRYVDVCSLYPYICKYGKYPVGHPTVYVGDECRALTGPENNISLSRVEGRVKCTVLPPQNLYHPVLPVRMHQRLLFGLCRSCCETMNQDACPHEDHAERVFSGTWVVDELRKAIACGYKILTVSEIWQYEITQYNRDTQEGGLFTGYINTFLKIKQEASGSPEGYTGDEAAQDRYITSFKSAGRVQLERGAVAKNPGLRSVAKLCLNSFWGKFGQRENLPQTEIVSTREKLMELLNSPEHEITGMLPVNNQVLYVNYTKTDDAVIPSNIANTVIAAYTTAQARLKLYTYLEPLGKRALYCDTDSVIYVTRKEPGEYEPPTGQLLGDLTDELSSYGEGSYIKSFISGGPKFYSFIVNTPSGAESEVCKVKGITLNYANSSLINYESIRSFIIGERENPVVLQFDSIRRTPFHQVVTRPEKKSCMPLSVKRRRDGEYGSLPYGYK comes from the coding sequence ATGTTCATGGACAGCGAACGCGTTTGCCCGTTTACCGAAAACACAACAATCGCGTCCGCCTGCTTTCAAAtccttcgaaaaaattttttaaaacctaaCACGATCGGTATTATACCTACGGGTGGTTACAGATGGGCTCACAATCAGTCAAAAAAAGCGATCTCTTGGCTCGTGTGGATGGAGCATTCTTTAAATCGTCGTATCATTCACGCAGGACGCTCGCGCGAGTTTAAAttgcctcaaaatttattagtagACGGTTACTACGAAACACCTGATTCAACCCACGTGTTACAGTTTCACGGTTGCTATTGGCACGGGTGCTTGAGCTGTTTCACTGTAAACAGAGACCGTAAACAAAGCGACGGTGATACATTGAACGAGCGTCTCGAGAGAACAAACGCTATATCGCAGAGAATCCGCTCAAGCGGCTACACGTTACCCGAGATTTGGGAGTGCGTGCATGACCGGATGATAAAAACAGATTTAGAGATGAGCGCTTTTGTGAGTGATCACGCTCTGGTTCGAGCGGAGCCTCTCAATCCGCGCGATGCTTTTTTCGGTGGTCGCACGGAAAACATGGTCACTCTGTACGATGTGAAAGACGGGGAGCAGATACGATATGTTGACGTTTGCTCTTTGTACCCATACATCTGCAAGTACGGTAAATATCCGGTGGGCCATCCAACGGTATACGTCGGCGACGAGTGCAGGGCGTTGACAGGTCCCGAAAATAATATCAGTCTTTCCCGCGTCGAGGGCCGTGTTAAATGTACAGTGCTTCCACCGCAAAATCTTTATCATCCGGTGCTGCCGGTGCGAATGCACCAGCGCCTGTTATTCGGGTTATGTCGTAGCTGCTGCGAAACAATGAATCAGGATGCGTGTCCTCATGAAGACCACGCGGAGCGTGTATTTAGCGGTACTTGGGTGGTGGATGAATTGCGAAAAGCTATTGCGTGCgggtataaaatattaaccGTGAGCGAGATTTGGCAGTATGAAATAACGCAGTACAACCGCGATACACAGGAGGGGGGCCTTTTCACCGGGTACATAAACACTTTTcttaaaatcaaacaagagGCTAGCGGTTCGCCCGAGGGTTATACAGGTGATGAGGCTGCCCAAGACCGTTATATAACTTCTTTTAAGTCAGCCGGAAGGGTTCAGCTGGAGCGTGGTGCGGTAGCGAAAAACCCGGGGCTGCGCTCGGTAGCCAAACTTTGTCTTAACTCCTTTTGGGGTAAATTTGGACAACGCGAAAATTTACCTCAAACAGAAATAGTGTCGACACGCGAAAAACTTATGGAGTTGCTAAACAGCCCCGAGCACGAGATCACTGGTATGCTACCTGTTAACAACCAGGTGCTGTATGTTAATTATACGAAAACCGATGATGCTGTAATACCGTCTAATATAGCAAATACTGTCATAGCTGCATACACCACAGCCCAAGCCCGTTTAAAACTTTACACCTATCTCGAACCGCTGGGTAAGCGTGCTCTGTACTGCGACACCGATTCCGTTATTTATGTCACGAGAAAAGAGCCTGGAGAGTATGAACCGCCAACGGGTCAATTGCTAGGGGATTTAACCGACGAGCTAAGCTCTTATGGCGAGGGCAGTTACATTAAGTCTTTCATCTCAGGCGGccctaaattttattctttcatagtTAATACACCGAGCGGCGCGGAAAGCGAGGTTTGCAAAGTTAAAGGCATAACGCTGAATTACGCAAACAGCTCGCTGATAAATTACGAATCAATACGGTCATTTATAAtaggtgagagagaaaatcctGTTGTACTACAGTTTGATTCAATACGTCGTACGCCGTTCCACCAGGTTGTCACACGACCCGAAAAGAAATCGTGCATGCCTCTGAGCGTCAAGCGAAGACGTGATGGCGAATACGGCTCGCTCCCTTACGGCTACAAATAA
- the LOC122413687 gene encoding uncharacterized protein isoform X1, with the protein MMFVCLFVVVAAANAKSLGASSSRPNNVIYSIGLMYRCLNCNMPVALSCVSHHSSCFLHQRRIAIDEFNLVNGIQASANSDSAIEEAGGGVCLNTQEEATHRIWNCVVAAMEQNQDMLRHPTDALSISRLNDSWVLLDEELFNNAEGTLDEWKTVSEFHRNVLKFTYFYNTLIFLIFLFYIFLCYRQYRDGEKKQH; encoded by the exons ATgatgtttgtttgtttgtttgttgttgttgctgcggCTAATGCAAAATCTCTTGGTGCTTCATCATCACGGCCAAATAAcgtcatttattcaattgga CTCATGTATCGATGCTTGAACTGCAATATGCCGGTGGCACTCTCCTGTGTGTCACACCATTCTTCCTGCTTCCTCCACCAGCGAAGGATTGCCATCGATGAATTTAATCTTGTCAATGGAATCCAAG cttctGCAAACAGTGACTCTGCGATTGAGGAAGCGGGTGGTGGTGTGTGTTTAAACACCCAGGAGGAGGCCACTCACCGTATTTGGAATTGTGTTGTGGCGGCAATGGAACAGAACCAGGATATGCTCAGACATCCCACCGATGCTCTGAGCATATCCCGGTTAAACGATTCATGGGTGCTGCTCGACGAAGAGTTGTTTAATAATGCAGAAGGCACCCTCGACGAGTGGAAAACAGTGAGTGAATTTCATCGGAATGTGCTcaaatttacttatttttataatacactcatatttttaatatttttattttatattttcttatgttACAGACAATAcagagatggagagaaaaaacaacattga
- the LOC122413687 gene encoding uncharacterized protein isoform X2, translating into MMFVCLFVVVAAANAKSLGASSSRPNNVIYSIGLMYRCLNCNMPVALSCVSHHSSCFLHQRRIAIDEFNLVNGIQASANSDSAIEEAGGGVCLNTQEEATHRIWNCVVAAMEQNQDMLRHPTDALSISRLNDSWVLLDEELFNNAEGTLDEWKTTIQRWREKTTLKWEILKDIQ; encoded by the exons ATgatgtttgtttgtttgtttgttgttgttgctgcggCTAATGCAAAATCTCTTGGTGCTTCATCATCACGGCCAAATAAcgtcatttattcaattgga CTCATGTATCGATGCTTGAACTGCAATATGCCGGTGGCACTCTCCTGTGTGTCACACCATTCTTCCTGCTTCCTCCACCAGCGAAGGATTGCCATCGATGAATTTAATCTTGTCAATGGAATCCAAG cttctGCAAACAGTGACTCTGCGATTGAGGAAGCGGGTGGTGGTGTGTGTTTAAACACCCAGGAGGAGGCCACTCACCGTATTTGGAATTGTGTTGTGGCGGCAATGGAACAGAACCAGGATATGCTCAGACATCCCACCGATGCTCTGAGCATATCCCGGTTAAACGATTCATGGGTGCTGCTCGACGAAGAGTTGTTTAATAATGCAGAAGGCACCCTCGACGAGTGGAAAACA ACAATAcagagatggagagaaaaaacaacattgaaatgggaaattctcaaagacaTCCAATAG
- the LOC122413323 gene encoding uncharacterized protein F54H12.2-like, with protein MAFLHAHSCECLKSELELFSLPPTQTTIEGTHSVYYKPISSLTDDSPIEFVVSGKGDEYIDLAHTMLSIRVKIDAPDYKKTGGLEGVSPDVGPVNNLLHSMFSQIDVFLNQKLVSPPNNAYAYRAYIETLLNYAYAAKSSHLTSALWYSDTEGAMDDKGDGNKGLVERRDALGKDRTIDLLGHLHCDIFNQERFLLNGVEMRLRLVQKNSAFCLMTDLKNCKIRITEASLIVRRVKIAPGILLSHARALSKSTAKYPLTRVEVKAISMHAGIHGDTLDNVILGQLPKRIIIGFVDNKAFNGDYGKNPFNFHHYSINYLSLYVDGQQIPSKPLQTDFTDSNMYVDAYHTLFSGSGIHFLNDGNCISRLNYPYGHCLFAFDLTPDLSANSSTHWNLVRHGSVRIEVRFAGSLPTTINCIVYAEYDNVLEIDSSRQVIVDFSG; from the coding sequence ATGGCGTTCCTACACGCGCACTCGTGCGAGTGTCTTAAGTCGgagcttgaattattttcattaccgcCAACCCAGACAACGATCGAGGGGACACACTCTGTATACTACAAACCAATCTCATCGCTGACGGATGATTCACCGATAGAATTTGTCGTCTCAGGCAAGGGGGATGAGTACATTGATCTCGCGCATACAATGCTAAGTATACGCGTTAAGATAGATGCTCCAGATTATAAAAAGACAGGGGGGTTAGAGGGCGTATCACCCGATGTAGGACCTGTCAATAATCTCCTACACTCAATGTTCAGCCAGATCGATGTATTTTTGAATCAAAAACTTGTGTCTCCTCCTAACAATGCTTATGCTTATAGAGCTTATATTGAAACTCTATTGAATTACGCGTACGCCGCGAAGTCCTCGCACCTTACGAGCGCTTTATGGTATAGCGATACAGAGGGAGCAATGGATGATAAGGGCGATGGTAACAAAGGACTTGTAGAGAGACGGGATGCATTAGGCAAAGATAGAACGATCGATCTTCTTGGACATCTGCATTGCGATATCTTCAATCAGGAAAGGTTTTTGCTGAACGGTGTTGAGATGCGTTTGCGACTTGTGCAGAAAAATAGCGCTTTCTGTCTCATGActgatttgaaaaactgtaaaatccgCATTACAGAAGCATCGCTAATCGTGCGACGCGTTAAGATAGCGCCCGGTATACTCCTGTCTCATGCGAGAGCTCTGTCTAAATCTACAGCAAAATATCCGCTGACGCGTGTCGAGGTTAAAGCTATATCAATGCACGCCGGAATACACGGCGATACTCTTGATAACGTCATACTGGGCCAACTACCAAAACGTATAATAATTGGTTTTGTCGATAATAAGGCTTTCAACGGTGATTATGGCAAAAATCCGTTCAATTTTCACCACTACTCGATCAATTatctttctttatatgtaGATGGCCAACAGATACCGTCAAAACCTCTGCAGACAGACTTCACAGATAGTAATATGTATGTGGATGCATATCACACGTTATTTTCTGGCTCGGGTATTCACTTTCTCAACGACGGCAATTGTATCTCGCGTTTGAACTACCCATACGGCCATTGCCTTTTCGCGTTTGATCTGACACCCGATCTCTCTGCTAATAGCAGCACCCACTGGAATCTGGTGAGGCATGGCAGCGTGAGGATAGAAGTACGCTTCGCGGGGTCTTTACCTACAACGATTAACTGTATTGTGTACGCTGAATATGATAATGTGCTTGAGATTGACTCATCCAGACAGGTCATCGTAGATTTCAGTGGTtga